A region from the Oryzias latipes chromosome 20, ASM223467v1 genome encodes:
- the otos gene encoding otospiralin: MKLLWLSVLCLFACCLGEARVIPEGAPYEQPPADPYWPYSTSDFWNYVEYFKSIGAYEQINQLARTFFAHQNLRDTLGYDTHAGYEH, encoded by the exons ATGAAGCTGCTGTGGCTCAGTGTCCTCTGCCTCTTCGCCTGCTGCCTCGGCG agGCCAGAGTCATCCCAGAAGGAG CGCCGTATGAACAACCTCCTGCTGACCCCTACTGGCCCTACTCCACCTCTGACTTCTGGAACTATGTGGAGTACTTCAAATCCATCGGGGCCTACGAGCAGATCAACCAGCTGGCTCGGACCTTCTTCGCCCACCAGAACCTCCGGGACACCCTGGGATATGATACCCACGCAGGCTATGAGCATTAA